In a genomic window of Epinephelus fuscoguttatus linkage group LG23, E.fuscoguttatus.final_Chr_v1:
- the si:dkey-185m8.2 gene encoding trichohyalin isoform X1, which translates to MDTTDDSPVIVTNGAYPVRCTEEVLLPFFTDESVQAAMDSHHPPASHSAPPALSELRLVLLGRKGAGKSAAGNTILGAAGGFESGKPTEECVKRRGDVAGRKVTVVDTPGWEWYYPLNSTPNWVRRETLRSVSLCPSGPHAVLLVVRACASVTDDYINEIEEHLEPLGKGVWEHTMLLFTRGDELGLVSMEQRILTSGPGLQRLLQKCGNRYHVVDNRSKGDGTQVKELIRKLEEMVAMKKGGCSYLEMDNTVLVGLEADGKRRARERRKKQRQMEAQLQRGTIKAALMSEDLQGSELDAHQSFSKAPRRLPEVRLILLGERETGKSSAGNTILGKMGFFQAGAVTEECIRQQAESAMRLVTVVDTPGWEGGVAGATPERVKREIISSVSLCPPGPHALLLTLRVDTLVRAAHVREHLELLGEGVWRHTILLFTHGDQLREGVDIKQHIQGGGRDLQWLMEKCRGRYHVISSTDGGGKGNDSSSKVTELLQKVEKMAAMNRCEAFSGLVQEVRDMSRQRNEKFNQRLKEMADKMLRQEDELKNMREREMKRIRWFFDRKKKVKSPGKADIQREEEEEEERRMDERKNDIGELEERMRWLTEDKERENQDLSIENQRIRAALNQSSKERDDAMLNLELKDREIEELKERIDEQQLKLLDLECAAVENEHERKQREDTVRAKKQEWLSQVKKLEENIELQKKENAEWMQKVDSLKAEMDETKRQHDDILERKEQEKNREVAETEEKLKKEMEIKNKEQEEQRKKVLEDMKRKAEEMKSQHKKEIERKMHEKEIEIDGIKLQHQEEMARKISEIEKMMDTIKGQHQKEIDQMLNDKAKDIERVKQQLDNEIRDRQQEQQREIAELKEQFAKEREEQNHAKRREIAELEQKYLVQIEGKMLENEKEKEMIHLNHKKDLAQRMEEKEKEVEVLKTQHQEEMARKVNEMEKLMEARGAEHKEEIDRKVKEKEEDMERVKHQHENEIRDTQEEKQREIAELKEQFARETEEQLQAKKREIAELEQRYLLQIEQKILEGEKEKEMIHLSHKNDLAQRTQEKEEAVEVLKLQHQEEMARKVNEIEKLMEARGAEHREEIDRKVKEKEEGVERVRLQYNDKIRDIEQERQGQITELKRQFEEVEKQLQERQREIRELEQKHATQLEEKVLEHEKEKEMMNENHEKYIMQQMQERDGLIEELKRQHFNEIKEKMRESDEQKQRLALNLKMEMQQRVEEKEKEIEEIKVDVKEMKEKLQQKEEEESDHLNYKKEMEQRLEERETETKMIKEQLKEVEQQLRQTEDEKERDRLNYKTQMEQKLQENKRTIEKLNQHIQDIDEILQRKEEERGEIILNQKKEAEQRLQDREREMEEMKLQLSNDTERKLKDKQTEIESLKQQADSRETRWREEQKKKDEKAENELNRLLEIIKQKTNELTQTQCLLAERDSEIDEAKKSHANYLKEIEELKESNKIQMSSIMDIKQHHAEMERKKDAEMMEKLQEKEEELRQRDRDNEKEVVQLRLTIEQTKSELKELTNKMEKEMTSMIQNYEKEIARRNESIESIAKEKDHAISRLEEVTESYEESRRTVEELQEQNEKMRKEANNLKIKSEEDVRGYEQQVKSKEAEIHNREVEVEGLKEANDKLQVEIERMKEREGEAERKMNVMREQFQRDEEFLKSKKEVLSRNEEELSKRGHELDAKDKELAEKEVKLESKEQELSEREESLERQHKEQLKRDKDVNVRVKTIERKERELDSLLGALEGKQRELNCHGQNLQEKVKGIKDHGKGLKDKEYYLRNEEQELLNWKSELQMQNEQVNSKTQQLDEMGRDLALLKEELHNKEKKFKESLKKLGKWEQNLKEREERLGKRGSRQNEAHGSVDETDCFDLTAAVESSEHDLHLMYREVSERREKGRESDRGEKDQRMETASSAIESNNCHLETLKEIEIAEEQEGMRSRGEETRKKKGREEVERAKVVRDFRFLSASPGRRRSNNKDLPVSDLRVVVLGESWSSRSPAGVTILCGEAFKHVGSTFRPWRGQVAGRHLAVAEPLGLRWRDGPDPTDTMQRKSILDSISWCHPGPHVVLLLMPAFLTCTQKCRRAVEEHMSLLGEDVWRLTLVLFTWGEMLGESAEQHILRNGELMGLVERCGGRYHVLSKDNSMIEGLFEKMEDMVASNSGEL; encoded by the exons GCCCACGGAGGAGTGTGTGAAAAGGCGAGGCGATGTGGCGGGGAGGAAAGTCACAGTGGTAGACACTCCGGGGTGGGAGTGGTATTACCCACTCAACAGCACCCCGAACTGGGTGAGGAGAGAGACTTTACGGAGTGTGTCGCTTTGCCCATCTGGACCTCACGCTGTGCTTCTGGTGGTGCGAGCCTGCGCCTCGGTAACAGATGACTACATCAATGAGATAGAGGAGCACCTGGAGCCGCTGGGGAAAGGAGTCTGGGAGCACACCATGCTGTTGTTTACCAGGGGGGACGAACTGGGCCTGGTGTCCATGGAGCAAAGGATCCTGACGAGCGGCCCAGGACTCCAAAGACTCCTCCAGAAGTGTGGGAACAGATACCATGTAGTGGATAACCGGAGTAAAGGAGATGGGACACAAGTTAAAGAGCTGATAAGAAagctggaggagatggtggCGATGAAGAAGGGTGGATGCAGTTACTTAGAGATGGACAACACAGTCCTGGTGGGTCTGGAGGCAGAtgggaagaggagagcgagggagaggaggaagaagcagAGGCAGATGGAGGCGCAGTTGCAGAGAGGGACCATCAAGGCTGCTCTAATGA GTGAAGATCTTCAGGGCTCTGAGCTAGACGCCCACCAGTCGTTCTCCAAGGCTCCGCGACGTTTACCAGAGGTCAGACTGATTCTCCTGGGCGAGCGTGAAACAGGAAAGAGTTCTGCCGGCAACACCATCCTGGGCAAAATGGGCTTCTTCCAAGCTGGCGCGGTAACTGAGGAGTGCATCCGTCAGCAAGCGGAGTCAGCCATGCGGCTTGTGACAGTAGTGGACACTCCGGGCTGGGAGGGAGGCGTTGCCGGTGCCACACCTGAGAGGGTGAAGAGGGAGATTATCAGCAGCGTGTCCTTGTGTCCTCCGGGGCCCCACGCGCTCCTGCTGACTCTGAGAGTGGATACTCTGGTGAGGGCAGCGCATGTGAGGGAACATCTGGAGCTTCTGGGCGAGGGTGTGTGGAGACACACGATACTGCTGTTCACACATGGGGATCAGCTTCGAGAGGGGGTGGATATCAAGCAGCACATCCAGGGTGGGGGCAGGGACCTCCAGTGGCTGATGGAGAAGTGCAGGGGCAGGTACCACGTCATTAGCAGCACAgatggaggaggaaaaggaaacGACAGCTCCAGTAAGGTGACAGAGCTCCTGCAGAAGGTGGAAAAAATGGCTGCTATGAACAGGTGTGAGGCATTCTCTGGCCTCGTTCAGGAAGTCAGGGATATGAGCCGGCAGAGGAACGAGAAGTTTAACCAGCGCCTGAAGGAGATGGCGGACAAGATGCTTCGTCAGGAGGACGAGTTGAAAAAtatgagggagagggagatgaaAAGAATCAGGTGGTTTTTTGACAGGAAGAAAAAGGTGAAATCACCTGGAAAGGCCGACATTCagagggaagaagaggaggaagaggagaggaggatggaCGAGAGGAAGAATGATATTGGGGAGCTAGAGGAGAGGATGCGATGGCTGACGGAGGATAAGGAGAGAGAAAATCAGGATCTGAGCATAGAAAATCAGAGAATCCGCGCAGCACTAAACCAGAGCAGCAAAGAAAGGGATGACGCCATGCTCAACCTGGagctgaaagacagagagatcgAGGAGCTGAAAGAAAGAATTGACGAGCAGCAACTGAAGTTGCTCGACCTTGAATGTGCTGCTGTCGAAAACGAAcatgagagaaaacagagagaggacaccGTAAGAGCAAAGAAACAAGAGTGGCTGAGTCAGGTTAAGAAATTGGAAGAAAACATAGAGCTGCAGAAGAAAGAGAACGCAGAGTGGATGCAAAAAGTTGATTCTTTAAAAGCCGAAATGGACGAGACTAAAAGACAACATGATGATATTCTAGAGAGAAAGGAGCAAGAAAAAAACAGGGAGGTGGCAGAGACAgaagaaaaacttaaaaaagaGATGGAAATAAAGAACAAAGAGCAGGAAGAGCAGAGGAAGAAAGTGTTAGAGGATATGAAGAGGAAAGCTGAAGAAATGAAATCACAACATAagaaagagatagagagaaaaaTGCACGAGAAAGAGATAGAGATAGATGGCATTAAACTGCAACATCAGGAAGAGATGGCCAGGAAAATCAGTGAAATAGAAAAAATGATGGACACAATTAAAGGTCAGCACCAAAAAGAAATTGATCAAATGCTGAATGACAAGGCCAAAGACATAGAAAGGGTCAAACAACAGCTTGACAATGAAATAAGGGACAGACAGCAGGAACAGCAAAGAGAGATCGCAGAGCTGAAAGAACAGTTtgcaaaagaaagagaggaacaaaatcatgcaaaaaggAGAGAGATAGCAGAGTTAGAACAAAAGTATCTTGTTCAAATAGAGGGAAAAATGCTGGAAAatgaaaaggagaaagaaatgATTCATCTTAATCACAAAAAAGACTTAGCGCAGAGgatggaggagaaagaaaaagaggtaGAAGTGTTAAAAACACAGCATCAAGAAGAAATGGCAAGAAAAGTGAATGAAATGGAAAAACTCATGGAGGCAAGGGGAGCTGAGCACAAAGAGGAAATAGACAGAAAAgtgaaagagaaggaggaagacaTGGAAAGGGTCAAACACCagcatgaaaatgaaataagagACACgcaggaagaaaaacaaagagagatcGCAGAGCTTAAAGAGCAGTTTGCTAGAGAAACAGAGGAACAACTGCAAGctaaaaagagagagatagcAGAGTTAGAACAAAGATACCTTCTTCAAATAGAACAAAAAATACTAGAGGGTGAAAAGGAGAAGGAAATGATTCATCTTAGTCACAAAAATGACTTAGCACAGAGGACgcaagagaaagaagaagcGGTGGAAGTCTTAAAACTGCAGCATCAAGAAGAAATGGCAAGAAAAGTGAACGAAATTGAAAAACTAATGGAGGCGAGGGGAGCTGAACACAGGGAGGAAATAGACAGAAAAgtgaaagagaaggaggaaggtGTTGAAAGAGTCCGACTGCAGTACAATGATAAAATAAGAGACATAGAGCAAGAAAGACAAGGACAGATTACAGAGCTGAAACGACAGTTTGAAGAAGTTGAGAAACAATTGcaggaaagacaaagagagataAGAGAGCTGGAGCAAAAGCATGCCACCCAACTAGAAGAAAAGGTGCTAGAACATGAAAAGGAGAAGGAAATGATGAATGAAAATCATGAGAAGTATATCATGCAGCAAATGCAAGAGAGAGACGGACTAATAGAGGAGTTAAAACGGCAGCATTTTAATGAAATCAAAGAAAAAATGCGGGAAAGTGACGAGCAAAAGCAAAGGCTTGCTCTGAATCTCAAGATGGAGATGCAGCAAAGGGtggaggaaaaggaaaaagagatAGAGGAGATCAAAGTGGATGtcaaagaaatgaaagaaaagctgcaacaaaaggaagaggaagaaagtgaTCATTTAAATTACAAGAAAGAGATGGAGCAAAGGCTGgaggaaagagaaacagaaacaaagatgATAAAAGAACAGTTAAAAGAAGTTGAGCAACAGCTGCGTCAGACAGAGGACGAAAAAGAAAGAGATCGCTTAAATTACAAGACACAGATGGAGCAAAAACtccaagaaaataaaagaacgATAGAAAAATTGAACCAGCATATACAGGATATAGACGAAATCCTGcagaggaaagaagaagaaagaggagaaatcaTTCTCAATCAAAAGAAAGAGGCAGAGCAGCGACTGCAAGACAGAGAAcgagagatggaggagatgaAATTGCAGCTGTCAAACGACACGGAAAGAAAACTAAAAGACAAGCAAACCGAAATCGAAAGTCTCAAACAACAAGCCGACTCCAGGGAGACGAGATGGAGGgaagagcagaagaagaaggacgAGAAAGCAGAAAACGAGCTGAACCGACTGTTAGAAATCataaagcagaaaacaaatgaactaacacaaacacaatgtctTCTTGCGGAGAGAGACAGCGAGATTGACGAAGCAAAAAAGTCACATGCAAACTACTTAAAAGAAATCGAAGAGCTgaaagaaagcaacaaaatccaAATGTCAAGTATTATGGATATAAAGCAGCATCatgcagagatggagaggaagaaagacgCTGAAATGATGGAAAAACTTcaggagaaagaagaagaactgaggcagagggacagagacaacGAGAAGGAGGTCGTCCAACTGAGGCTGACAATCGAGCAGACGAAGTCCGAGCTGAAGGAGCTCACCAACAAGATGGAGAAGGAGATGACGAGCATGATTCAGAATTATGAAAAGGAGATCGCGAGAAGGAACGAGAGCATAGAATCCATCGCGAAGGAGAAGGATCACGCTATCAGTCGCTTAGAGGAAGTCACAGAGAGCTACGAGGAAAGTCGGAGGACAGttgaggagctgcaggagcAAAACGAGAAGATGAGAAAAGAGGCGAACAACCTCAAAATAAAGAGCGAAGAAGATGTTAGGGGTTATGAACAGCAGGTGAAGAGCAAAGAAGCAGAGATACACAACAGAGAAGTGGAGGTCGAGGGATTAAAGGAAGCAAATGACAAACTGCAAGTAGAGATAGAGaggatgaaagagagagaaggagaggcagagaggaagatgaaTGTAATGAGAGAGCAATTCCAGAGGGATGAAGAATTTCTGAAAAGCAAAAAGGAAGTTTTGAGTAGAAACGAAGAGGAGTTGAGCAAAAGAGGACATGAACTAGATGCAAAAGATAAGGAGCTTGCTGAGAAGGAGGTGAAGTTAGAAAGTAAGGAACAAGAGCTTAGTGAACGGGAAGAGAGTCTAGAAAGACAACATAAAGAGCAActgaaaagagacaaagatgTGAATGTCAGGGTGAAAACTATCGAGAGAAAGGAAAGGGAGCTGGACAGCTTGCTTGGAGCTCTGGAGGGCAAACAGAGGGAGCTGAACTGTCACGGTCAAAATCTGCAGGAGAAGGTGAAGGGGATTAAAGATCACGGGAAGGGCCTGAAAGATAAGGAGTACTACTTAAGAAACGAAGAGCAGGAGTTGCTCAACTGGAAGTCAGAGTTGCAGATGCAGAACGAGCAAGTGAACTCGAAAACGCAGCAGCTAGATGAGATGGGGAGAGACTTGGCTTTGCTGAAGGAGGAGCTTcacaacaaagagaaaaaattTAAGGAGTCACTTAAGAAATTAGGAAAGTGGGAGCAGAATCTTAAAGAACGGGAGGAACGGTTGGGCAAAAGAGGGAGTAGACAAAACGAGGCTCATGGCAGTGTTGATGAGACGGATTGTTTTGATCTGACAGCTGCAGTTGAGAGCTCAGAACATGACTTACATTTAATGTACCGAGAGGTCAGCGAGAGACGGGAAAAGGGAAGGGAGTCAGATAGAGGAGAAAAGGATCAGAGGATGGAAACAGCATCGTCAGCTATAGAGAGCAATAACTGTCACCTTGAAACACTAAAAGAGATAGAGATTGCTGAGGAACAGGAAGGGATGAGaagtagaggagaggagacaaggaagaaaaaaggcagggaggaagtggagagggCAAAGGTCGTTAGAGATTTTAGGTTTTTATCTGCAAGTCCTGGTCGCAGACGCTCAAACAACAAAGACCTTCCTGTGTCAGATTTAAGGGTGGTGGTGCTAGGGGAGTCCTGGTCCTCTCGCTCCCCAGCTGGAGTCACCATCCTGTGCGGAGAGGCATTCAAGCACGTCGGGTCTACATTCAGGCCCTGGAGAGGTCAGGTTGCCGGACGTCACCTTGCTGTTGCCGAACCACTAGGTCTGAGGTGGAGAGACGGACCGGATCCGACCGACACCATGCAAAGGAAGAGCATTCTGGACAGCATCTCCTGGTGTCACCCAGGACCTCACGTCGTCCTCCTGCTCATGCCCGCCTTCCTGACCTGCACACAGAAGTGCAGGAGAGCAGTGGAGGAGCACATGAGTTTGCTCGGGGAAGACGTTTGGCGGCTCACACTGGTGCTGTTCACATGGGGGGAGATGTTAGGGGAGAGCGCTGAGCAGCACATCCTGAGGAACGGGGAGCTGATGGGGCTCGTGGAGAGATGTGGGGGCAGGTATCATGTGCTGAGCAAGGACAACTCTATGATTGAGGGACTGTTTGAGAAGATGGAGGATATGGTGGCTTCCAACAGTGGAGAACTGTGA